AAGGCTTGCCTGAGTGAGTCGCTTATCTTGTCTTTATGTGTTGGAAACTTGGCTGATCAAGTATAGATGACAACGGAACACTGTTTGCCAACAGCCCTTCTGATGGTAGTCCAGCCACCATCTTTTACCGTCCACACGAGACGTGGACTGCACGAGCGGACTGGCGAACTGAATTGCCCGAAGGGGAACAAATTCAAGGTAAGACTTGAAATGACTATGCCTTATCTAACCGTCCTACTAATGCCCGTTAAAAGCTCTGGCACTCAGCGATTCATACGTTGTCGCTGTGACATCAAAGGGCTATGTTCGAGTGTACACTCTCTTTGGGACTCCTTTCAAGGTGTATCGACAGAAGAGCCAAGCTGTGACTTGCGCGGCATGGCGTGATTACATTTTGAGCATCGGAAACGGTCCTGTAGGGATTGATGGCCATGCAACCTTACGATATACGGTGGAGAATGTCAAGCGCGACGAGATTTGCCAAAACGAAGACACTGTCGCCCTTCCGGAAGGGGCCTCGCTACAGAGTGTTTTCTTCTCCGATAATGGGGTGAGCGCCTTCCAAATAGAAGAGTTGAAAATGAAATTAACCATCTTCTTAGGATCCTTGTATCTATGACTCGACTGGCGTCCTACTAGTTCTGCAACACTGGCGCACATCCGGCCAAGCCCGATGGGTACCACTCTTAGACACGAAGCAAATGGCACGTCTCGCGGGAGGGCGGAAAGAAGAGACATACTGGCCAGTGGCTGTCGCACAAGACAAATTCCACTGCATCATTCTCAAGGGTGGCGACAAGAACCCTTACTTCCCACGGCCGTTGCTCAGTGAATTCGATTTCCAGATCCCAGTTGCCAGTGCTTCTCCAAAGGATTCTAGCGAGTCTGAAGATACGACAACCGAGGGCGCCCGCTTTGAGGAATCATTCGTACGTGGAAACGTACTTCTGTCGCTCTTCCGCGACCTTCTCTCATCGACCAATGCGACGGCACGCCAGCGTTCTGACTTGGCGCGAAGGGAGCTCGACTTGGACAAGAACTTACTGCAGATGCTGGCCATTGAATGCAGAGAGGGCGAGGAGCGTGGTATGAAGGCGCTAGAACTGGTAGCCTTGATGACGGACCGCTCTGGTAAGATGCTTGAGGCAGCCGCTAAGGTTGCACAGCGTTATGGACGTGGTGTTCTAGAGGACAAGATCCGTGATCTGGCTGAACGGCGGGTTATGGGAATGGGAGACGATGATGAACTGGCTTGAGGATGGAATTCTTACTAGCATCTTGAATGACTTCCCAAATCAGACCCGTAGACCCTTAGACCTATCAAACTAGCATAGATTGTACTATTCAGTGAAGATGTAAGTTGTATAAAAATGTATTTTAGAGCATCGTGATTGGTTACCGCAACGTCATTTTCCCCGACTCCGCGACTCCGAGCAACTTCAACCTGTCTACATGGCTGGATAACATACCAAAAGCAGGCTGCTTCTGAAATGCAGAATGCCGAAGCTGCTCTCTCTGCGCACGTCTCTTCCCAATCAGCCGAAGAGCCCTGTCTCTGGCAGGCTGTTTGCTTCGGTTTCGCGACAGCGACTTGCGCAACTTCGTCATGGCCTTCTCAATGAGCCCTGGCTACCTCCAACTCCAGCTGGACCTCTATCAACTACATACTTCTCCCCGGCTTGGGTGCGGAAAGAGCAATGGGAAGGCCCTCAGAAAACCGATCACAAAGCACCAGATGAAAGAACCTTGAAACTTGGAAAAAGTGTGTACTCACCATCTCCTCgctcaaatttttttttttaagaaaAATCTTTCAAACTAACTATCAAAGCTTTACGAACTCTCTCACCACTCTTACCGACTATCTTGTACAATACCTTACCCACTGAAATCCTGGCCCCGAGTGTCAACCTTCACCTGTTCCCATCCACACATCCACACCTCCCCAATGTCAAAGGACGTACACTCTATCGTGCAGCCATATGGACTGTCCCGGTAGCATGGAGTAGTGTACCCCTAGTCGGCAACGTGAAATTGCAAATTCTCAGCGAAAGGATTGTACGCGCTGGGACGCTGCTTGACCCTACGcatcatggctcccatcACGACTGCGGCGATGAGCGCCTACTAGTACGATGGAAAACCGAGCCACGAACAGACAGTCGCCCTTTTCATGGCCCAGACTCTTCGAATACTAACTCCACAACCTCGAAAACTGCCCCATCCTCACAAAATAGCCACCTCTCGGCTTCCACAAATAGCACCAACAAAGGCTTGAGTGTCCTTCTCGGTGGTGAAGAGCCTATCTTCAAGCTATCAAAGGAAGAGCAATTCACCGGTATCTTTATCTTCTCTTTCGATGAGGAGGGTCGCATCCTGACTCATACTATCGAGCATGCCAATGAAGCGGACGGCTGGGACCGGACTGCTAAATTCGTGACTCTCACTGATTGGCTTATTGGCAAAGCCCGTGGCTCGTTAGACCCTGCTGCCAATGCTGGACTTGCCATGGCAACTGGTCAAAATCATGGATTTCTTTCTGGCAATGGCCAGAGATCGTGACTGCACCCTCAAACTCGATTATACCTCGAGTGAATCTTTCATCGGATGAACAATTTCCAAGGCAATTGAAAGAACGTACAACGACCGCTGTGTTCATGTATTCTTGCCTAGGTGTAtcacgttttttttttccccgtTTACcatctttttgtttttgattCAAGGCGCAATGGCATCTGGTTATCAGTGTCGGGGGATTGGCTGTTTTGATATTGAACtccttttttccccttggCCTTGCCTGCTGGCACCCTTAAGACATACTTTCGCCACTCTTCTGTATTTTATACCCTGAATTAAACAAAAGCAGCAAGCTAATCAAACCACATAAATGGAAAGCTCAATCGGAAATGACGGAGATGGAGAGAACTTTTGACTCTGATATTGTTCTTTGATGAAAAAAATTGGAATAGTAGGACATTGGAGACCATCTTCACATGAAGCATGCTTCCCACCATGTTCCTACATGTACCCAGTTATGGAAATTACTTTATCTTTTTGTGAACAGCAGGCGACTTCAATAAGCCGAAAGCCGCAACTGTAACAAGACCCATAGCGAATCCGCCAGCGGAATAAGCAGCCTGACGGCCAGCCCACCAAAACAGAGAGCAGAATACAACAGGGCCAGTCGCCCTACCAGCCTGTCCCCACCCTCGCAAACGGCCCATAACCGCACCACGGTCCGCGTCCTGCGCCTCGAAGCTGCCCAGGCTGTTGAGTGACGTGACAACCGTAGCGGTCGTTACCGCAAGCAAAGCGCCGGCAGCATAGAGACCTGAGGGCGAAGAAACGCGAGCTAGACAGAAGAACGAGATGGTGCAGGCCACGACACCCGCACGGAGGGTGATCAGCGGCGGGAGACGGCGCACCAGCGTACCCTGAAGGAGTGAGGCAATCAATCCCATTAGGGACAAGAGACGTCCGTTCAATGCGGCAGGGCTGGCTGTCGTGGCAGATCCCGCGTAGAGCGTTGTAGTCAAGAAGGGGAGGGAGAACTCCAGACCGGAGAAGGGGAGTAGGAAGAGGAAGTGGAGGACATTAAGAAGGGCCGGGTTGTTTGTATGGGTGCGCTTAGCGAGAGAACTGCTCTTCTCTTTTGTCTTCTTATTCGACGCATCGTTCTTCTCAGCGGAGGAATTCTCGCCCTCCATCTGAAGCGTCGTCAGGCGGGGATGCGTCTCGGGCAAACAGATCCAAAGATACACAGTCTCAATAAAGATCAGGGCAAAAGACACAATTGCAGCGATAATGAACGGGTTCTCGGTGACCATATTGATACTGCTGAGCGCCGCACCTAGTACCGGCCCAAAAGTGAATGCGACGCTGAAACAGGCCCCGATTAGTGCCATGGAGGAGCCGCGGCGCTCCTCGTCTGTGATATCCACCACTATGGCATTGGCCATTTGCACATT
Above is a window of Penicillium digitatum chromosome 2, complete sequence DNA encoding:
- a CDS encoding Tetracycline transporter, putative, with product MAIAGTQRKEVLKVLILSLLLDLISFTFILPLFPSLLSFYRAQDPSPDSLLNRIFHYLNAYKNSFARPIDSHYDIVLLGGALGSLFSLLQAFAAPIIGRLSDRHGRRRALLTSMLGNLLSVALWVSATDFRMFLASRIIGGLSEANVQMANAIVVDITDEERRGSSMALIGACFSVAFTFGPVLGAALSSINMVTENPFIIAAIVSFALIFIETVYLWICLPETHPRLTTLQMEGENSSAEKNDASNKKTKEKSSSLAKRTHTNNPALLNVLHFLFLLPFSGLEFSLPFLTTTLYAGSATTASPAALNGRLLSLMGLIASLLQGTLVRRLPPLITLRAGVVACTISFFCLARVSSPSGLYAAGALLAVTTATVVTSLNSLGSFEAQDADRGAVMGRLRGWGQAGRATGPVVFCSLFWWAGRQAAYSAGGFAMGLVTVAAFGLLKSPAVHKKIK
- a CDS encoding chromosome segregation protein (SepB), producing the protein MPKLLSLRTSLPNQPKSPVSGRLFASVSRQRLAQLRHGLLNEPWLPPTPAGPLSTTYFSPAWVRKEQWEGPQKTDHKAPDERTLKLGKTLRTLSPLLPTILYNTLPTEILAPSVNLHLFPSTHPHLPNVKGRTLYRAAIWTVPVAWSSVPLVGNVKLQILSERIVRAGTLLDPTHHGSHHDCGDERLLVRWKTEPRTDSRPFHGPDSSNTNSTTSKTAPSSQNSHLSASTNSTNKGLSVLLGGEEPIFKLSKEEQFTGIFIFSFDEEGRILTHTIEHANEADGWDRTAKFVTLTDWLIGKARGSLDPAANAGLAMATGQNHGFLSGNGQRS